Part of the Granulicella cerasi genome is shown below.
GCTCAGCTTGCGAAGTCCTCGCGCGTCTCGCTCGAAGGCCTCTCCGAGCAAATCAAGATGGCGGGCGTCAAGGACCTCAACCTTATCCTCAAGGGCGACGTGCAGGGCTCGGTGGAAGTACTCGCCGACAGCCTCAGCCGCATGTCGACCGAGAAGGTGCGCGTCAAGGTGCTGCACTCCGGCGTCGGTGCCATCACCGAATCCGATGTGCTGCTCGCGACGGCGTCGAACGCCATCATCATCGGCTTCAACGTGCGCCCCGAGCGCAAGGCACAGGACCTCGCCGATCAGGAAAAGGTCGAGATTCGCCTGCACTCGATCATCTACGAGCTCCAGGACGAGATGACGAAGGCGATGCTCGGCTTGCTCGACACCGTCTACAAGGAGAACTACGAAGGCCGCGCCGAAGTGCTCAACGTCTTCAAGATCACCAAGGTCGGTCAGATCGCCGGTTCGGTCGTGCGCGATGGTCTCATCAAGCGCGACATGGGCGTCCGCGTACTGCGCGACGGCACCGAGGTCTGGAAGGGCAAGTTCGCTTCCCTCAAGCGCTTCAAGGATGACGTCTCCGAAGTCCGCCAGGGCGTCGAGTGCGGTATCGATCTCGCCGGCTTCAAGGACATCAAGGTGGGCGACATCATCGAGGCCTTCACGACCGAGAAGATGGCCGCCGATCTGGGCCACAACGTTGCTGACCTCAAGAAGCAGCAGATGGCCGAGCTCGCCAAGGCGAAGGAAGCTGAAGACGAAGCCAAGAAGGCAGAAGCCAGCGTCTAATTCACGAACCATTACAAAACAAAAACGCCGCGAGCCATCGCGGCGTTTTTCTTGCGCGTTAGCATAGAGACAGGAGTTCCCCCTTGCCGTTGCAACGCCGAGATTGCCTTACCTGCATTGCCCGCGGGCCGGATTGCTTTTGCCATCTGCCGCACGAAGCCCTGCGCGATCTGCAGGGGCTGGGACGCAACGTGGTGCTTAGCAAAGGTCAGCAGTTGATGCACGAAGGCGATGAGGCTGAGCAGGTATACATGGTCTGTGCGGGGCACCTGAAGCTCTATGCGTCTTCTGCCGACGGCAAGGTGCTGCTGCTGCGTATGGCTGGCCCCGGGGATGTGCTCGGTCTGGCATCGGCGATCCGCGGCACACAGCAGAAGCTCACGGTGGAAGCGCTCGAGCCTTGCGAAGTAAAGTCCGTCCGCAAGCCGGAGTTCCTGCGCTTTGCGGAGAAGTATCGCGAGGCGGGCAAGAACATCGCCAACGCCACGGCGAAGGAGTACGAGACAGCACTCGTCAGCGCGCGACGTCTTGCGTTGTCTGGCTCGGCGAGCGCCAAGCTGGCCAGCCTACTCTTCGAGCTGGCGCAGCTCAACGGCCACGACACGAAGGCAAACGCGGTTGAGATCCCCATGCCGCTCACGCACGAGGAACTCGGCTCGATGTGCGGGATCTCGCGCGAAACCGTCACGCGTACACTCACTCGTTTTGCGGCGGAAGGTTCGGTCGAGCAGCTGCCCGGTCGCCTTGTAGTTCGTGATCTTCCAGCTCTTGAAGCGCATTTCAGCTAACAGCTTTCCACTCTAAGACAAAAAATACAGGGGAGGTTTCCCTCCCCTGCTTGGGCTAACCGACGAGATCGTGGTCCGGTTGCGGCGCGTACTCGTAGTCGTACGCTTCGTGCACCACGATCGGAATCTCCTTGAAGTTCTCCACCGGCGGAGGCGAAGGCACGGTCCACTCGAGTCCATACGCTCCCCATGGATTCGCCGATGCCTTCTTGCCGTACTTCAGCGACCAGCAGAGATAGCAGAGTGTGAGCAGGTATCCCATGCCCATCACCGACGCCCCTGCGGTCGAGAAGACATTCAGCACCTGCCACTCCGGCGGATACATGCCATAGCGCCGCGGCATGCCCAGGTAGCCGACGATGAAGAGCGGACCGAAGGTGAAGAAGAAGCCGATGAAGATAATGATCGCGGCGACCTTTGCCAGCGGTTCCGAATACATGCGCCCGGTCATCTTGGGCCACCAAAAATGGAGCCCCCCGAGGTAACCCATGATGACCGAGCCCACCATCACGAAGTGAAAGTGCGCGACGACGAAGTAGGTCTCCGTCAGGTGCACATCCATTCCCAGCGACCCAAGAAATACGCCCGTGCATCCACCGATAACGAACAAACCGAGGAAGCACAACGCATAGACCAGAGGCGCGCTGAACGTGATGGAGCCTTTATAAAGAGTCGCCAGCCAGTTGAAGGTCTTGATGGCCGAAGGCACCGCAACCAGCATCGTGAGCAGCGAAAAGACGAGCGCCGAGTACTGGCTGACGCCCATGATGAACATGTGGTGCTCCCACACCAGGAAGCCGAAGACGGCGATCGCAACTGAAGAGAACGCCACAGCGGTGTAGCCGAAGATGCGCTTGCGCGTGAAGCAGGCGATGATCTCCGAGATCACGGCCATCGACGGCAGCAGCATCACATACACCGCCGGGTGCGAGTAGAACCAGAACAAGTGCTGGAATAGCAGAGGGTCGCCACCGATCGCAGGATCGAAGATGCCGATACCGACCAGGCGTTCCAGGGCGACGAGCACGATGGCAATCGCCACCACCGGCGTGCCGAGCACCATGATGATCGACGCCGCGTAGTGCGACCACACGAAGAGCGGCAGACGGAACCATGTAAGCCCCGGTGCTCTCATACGATGCACCGTCACGATGAAGTTCAAGCCGGTGAAGATCGACGAGAAGCCCGCGACGAACGCTGCCAGGCCTGCAGAGATCACGTTCGTGTTCACGAAGCGTGTCGAGAGCGGCGCTGTGAAGGTCCAGCCCGTATCCACACCGCCCGCAGCCACAGTGCCCAGCAACAGCAACCCTGCGACGAGGAAGCAGTACCAGCTCAGCAGGTTGATGCGCGGAAACGCGAGGTCTCTTGCGCCCAGCATCAGCGGCAGGATGAAGTTGCCGATCACCGCAGGGATCGCAGGGATGAGCACGAAGAAGACCATCACCACGCCGTGCATGGTGAACACCTTGTTGAAGGTGTCGAGCGACATCATGTCCGGCTGCGGCGTCAGCAGTTCAAGGCGAAGCATGAAGGCCAACAGGCCACCGATGATGAAGAAGAACGTGACGCCCATCAGGTACAGCCACGCGATGCGCTTGTGGTCCTGCGTGAGCAACCAGCTCTTCACGCCGTGCGAGGCGTTCAGGTAATTCAGCTCGGCCTCGGCCGGCTCATTCCGATCGACAGTAAGGGGGGCGGTGACTGCTGCGGAACTCATGAATACACACTCCTTGCGCTGGAGCCGAACGCGGGCAACGTAGCTGCTGCCAGCGCTCGCAGCGCCTGCTCGGCGACAGCGAAGACGATCATCGGCGGGCATGCCTCCGAGGTGCCGTAGCCCGCGCAGGGCGCGTCCTTCGGGCAAACGACCGCGCGACGCAAAGCGTTCTTGCATCCCGGGCAGTTCCCTTTGCAGGACGATTCTTTGCCAGCCGACTTCTTTTGCAGAATGTTGAACGACATCGCTGTTCTCCGTGACCTAAGCATCGCGCTGCCTGGCGCGCGGCGCTGTGATGGCCGTCACAGGGTTTGTCGTTGGTGTGTAAAAGTGCTGTCGCGAGTCGTCAGCGAAAAGAGAACGACACCTTCCCTGACATACTCGTCACTGAATCACTGACACGCTGGAAAGATCGCTTCCACCTCAACGATCCGCGAATCCCGCCGGAACTCTGGACATGCGGATCCCTGGCACTCTGATGTGCGCGACACCATGCCACCCGGGATGAAAACGCGAGATACTGAACACGCTATGAATCTCGACGCTTTGCAAACGGCTCTTCGCGACAACAACCTCGACGGCTGGCTCTTCTACGACCACCATCACCGCGACCCCATCGCCTACCGCATCCTCGGACTGGATGCGAACAGCTTCGTATCGCGTCGCTGGTTCTATTTCGTGCCTGCGTACGGTCAGCCGAAGAAGCTCGTGCATCGCATCGAACCCGGCAAGCTCGACACGCTGCCCGGCGCAAAGGAAGAGTATTCGTCGTGGCAGGAGCTTGAGGCCAAGCTCGCTGCAATGCTCGGAGGTGCGCGCACCGTGGCGATGCAATACTCGCCGCGCAACGCCATCATGTACGTCGCGATGGTCGATGCAGGCACGGTCGAACTCGTGCGCTCCTTCGGCAAGGACGTGCGCTCGTCCGCGGACCTCGTCAGCGTCTTCGAAGCAGTGCTCACCGAAGAGCAGATCGCCACACACTACGTCGCGCAACAGCGACTCGATGGCGTGCTGCAAGCTGCATGGAAGAAGATCGGAGACGACGTGCGCGCAGGCCGCGCCATCGGCGAGATCGACGTCGTGAACTTCCTGCTTGAGGGCATCGCTCGCGAAGGCCTCTTCACCGACCACGGCCCCAACTGTTCGGCAGGACCGAACTCCGCAGACTCGCACTACGAGCCGACGCGCGATAGCTCACGCCTGATCCAGCGCGGAGACTTCGTGCTGATTGACGTATGGGCGAAGCTGGCGAATGATCCGAGCGCGATCTGGTACGACATCACGTGGACCGGCGTCGTCGATCGCGAACCCACTGAGCGCGAAACGCTCATCTTCAACACCGTGCGCGATGCTCGCGATGCTTCGATCGCAGCGGTTGAAAAAGCTTACGCGGAAGGCCGCAGCATCGCAGGCTGGGAAGCCGACGATGCCTCCCGCAACGTGATTCGCGAGGCAGGCTTCGGCCAGTGGTTCACGCACCGTACCGGCCACAATATCGCCATCGAACTGCACGGCAACGGCGCGCACCTCGACAACCTCGAGACACACGACGAACGCCTGCTGCTGCCGAACACCTGCTTCTCCGTCGAGCCGGGCATTTACTTCCCCGGCGAGTTCGGCGTGCGCAGCGAGGTAAACATGATCACGCGGCCCGGCAAGGCCGTCGTGACCGGGCCGCGACAAACGGAACTTGTGCGGATCTAAAACTCGGTAAAACGGGTGCCCCACATCTCGATTTCTCAGATGTGAGTCTGCAGGATTCCCGCGAGCAGAGCTTCCGCGAGCTGAACATCAGCGCTCTCCCACATCTGCAGCAAGCGCAGATGTGGGGCACCCGACGTCCTTGCCGATCAGCGCGATCGCTTCATCACCTCAAGCGTCGCCTCGACGACCGCGTCCGGCTCTTCGTACGGTGGACAGTGTCCGACCTTGCGCAGCAGCACGCGTTCATACGGGCCGACAAACTGCGCTTCCAATCCTTCGGTCGTGTACAGCGGATAGAGCGGATCATCGTCGCCCGTGAGCACGATCGTGGGCACAGCGATCCTGGGCTTGCTCCGGAGCTTCGCCTCCATCTCTTCCAACGAGGGGTCGCCTGCGATCATCGCCGTGCGCCAGCGATACTGCTGCAACGTCGTTGCCATCCAGTCCGCATTGCCGAAGCTCTCCGCCGCGTCCGCGAATGTGCCATCAGAGAACTTCCAGTTGGGCGACCACATCTCCCAGCACTGCTTGGTGAACTCCACGCGCCGCTCCTGCAGCACGGTTTCGCCCAGCGGCAACTGCATCACATGCCGATACCACTGCTGCGCCAACTCCTCCATCGTGCGCGGCAGCTTCGTCGCCAGCGTCTGCGGATCCAGCACGGTATAACCGTTCATCGAGATCAGCGCACGCACGCGCTCAGGCCAAAGCGACGCCACGACACATGCCGCGCGGCCGCCCCAGTCATAGCCCACCAAGGTAGCCCGCTCGATCTGCAACGCGTCCATCAACTCGACGATGTCCGCGCCGAGCCGCGACTGTTGCGCGTTCCGCGCAATGGTGGCGTCGCGATACTTCGTCGGCCCGAAACCTCGCAAATAGGGCACGATCACACGCAGTCCCTGCTTGGCGAGCGGCTTGGCCACCTTGTCGAACGAGCGCGGATCGTACGGCCAGCCATGCAGCAGCAACACCACATCGGCGTTCTCCGCGCCATACTCCTCGTAGGCGAACTCCAGCTCGCTCGTTACCACGGTCTTCACCTCAGGCCTGCCGAATCCAAACATCGTCGATCTCCTTTAGCAAGTTCGATGCTAACTGCTAGAATCCTAGCGATGGCCACTGAATCGCAGCAGATCGCTCAACGTATTCCGGGCGAAAAATCCTCGCTTCCCACGCTTGCCCTGATCGCGGGCTGGCTGATCCCCGGCGCAGGACACCTCGTCGTTCGCAAGCCGATTCGCGCGGCGCTGCTCTTCGTCTCCATTCTCGGCATGTTCGTCGTGGGGCTCTCGCTACAAGGCAAGGTCTACTCGTTCGGCACGGACTCCATCATCGATAAGCTCTGCTTCGTCGCACAGCTTGGGCTCGGCGTGCTCTTTGGCATTGCCAAGGGTGCGGGCTGGGGAGCTTCCTCGGCTGTGAATACGATGGCTGACTACGGCGGCAAGTTCCTCATTGCCGGTGGTCTGCTGAACGTGATCGCCGCCGTAGACGCTCTTTCGCTGGCCAACGGAAGGAAGGCGTCCTAATGCACAGCCACTTCTCTGCGGTCCTGCTCTTCGCACTTTTCACGTCGGTGGTCTTCGGCATCACGCAGCGCTCCGAGCCGAAGATGATGATCCGCTTCGGTGCGTTCTGCTTTGTGCTTTTTGTCGGCGGCGTGGTCCTTGCCAGCTGGCTGATGTTCGCCATCAAGCACTAGCTCGTCCCTACGCACTGTCATCCTGAACGCAATGAAAGCTCTGCTGGCTCGTCCGGCAGAGCTTTACTGCTGTGTGCTGCCTGTGCTGGAGCCGCTGCCGAAGCTGCCGGACGAGCCGCCGAAAGAACTGCCTGAAGGCGTTCCGAAGGTGCTTGTGCCGAAGGCCGATCCCGTCGAGCCGGTGCTGCCGGTGGAACCGCTGCTGCCGCCAAAGCCGGTCGCAGACTGCGAGCTCATGCCGCCGCCGAGAATGCTCACCTTGGCCTTCAGCAGCTCGATGCGCGGGTCATACCAGAACTCCCACGTCTCGTAGGTCTCCTGCGCGTTGGGCGTCAGGATGGACGATCCGGAACGCGAGGTGCCCACGCCGACGATGACGCCGCCCGTACTGTCGCCGAACATGCCCCCGCCGCTGCCAGAGCTTCCAGAAGCACCGCTGGGGCCCGTCGAGCCGCTGCTCCCGCCGATGGTCGCTTGATCAAAGCCGCCCGCCAAGCCACCCGCGCTGATTGTCGAGGAACTTGTACCCGCGCTCGTGGCGCCAGAGGTCATTCCTGCCGCCGAGCCAAGGCCGCCGCCACCGCCTCCGATGCTGCTCAGGTCCTTGCCGAAGAAGCTCTTGATCGTCGTCTTCTGCTCGCCCTGGTGGATGAGCCGATAGTCGGCCTTGCCCGTCAACGGGTCGATGTACTTCTGGCGCAGGTAGCGGATGTTGTTATTGTTCTCGAGCGCTTTGATCGAAGCGGGATAGCCGTTGTTCTTGCGGTAGTAAAGCTGGATCGCGCGCACATACTGCTGCGCGCGATGCTCGCTTTCCACTTCCTTATCGCGGCGGAGGTCCTTCGCCACGATCGGTGCGGCGACCGCCAGCGTGATCAGCATGATCGCCGCCACGACGATCACCGCGAGCAGCAGAAAGCCAGACTCCGCATCCGCGGGGCGTGCGCGCTGCGCGAGTTGGCGTTCAGTCAGCATGAGAACGTTTAGTGTTGCAGCGGAATCGACTGCGTGTTCTTGTTTACCAGGTCTTCGATCATCGACTGGCTCGAGCCTACGCTCTTCACCTTGTACTTGCGTGCGATGATCTCGCCCTCGAGCGCCATGTAGACGTCGTCGCCGCTGGTATAGAAGCCCAGCATCCGGCCCTGCGCGTCCTTCTCCGTACCGAAGAACTTCAGGTTGATCGGCGGGCACGTCGGCGGGCAAGTCGGCGGCGGTGGCGGAGGAGCCAGTGGCGGCGGAGGAGGCAGCTTCACCTTCTTCGGTCGAGCCGCCGGAACGTCCGTCGGCAACGCTTCCACCATCGCGTTCAGCGAGAAGATATTGCGGCCCGAACCGGAGTAGACGAGCGACTCCGTGCGCAGCATCGCCTCTTCGTCCAGCGAGGGGTCGAGCCCCTTGCTGCTGCTCGCGAGCTTCTCTGCAGGAACGCCCGCAGCTACCGGTGCGCCGGTATTGTTGCCGCGCGCGGCAGAGGCGCTGCTGCTGCTCGTGGAAGTCGTAGTCGCTGCTGGCTTCGCCGGTGTAATCGTTGGCGGCGGTGTCGGCGCAGGCGTGCTGCCGCCGAACAACTGCGTGTACGCGTAGATCATGCACACCAGCGCCAGTGCGCCGAGGCCGCCTGCGGCGATCGTCTTCTTGCGGTTTTCTGCGCCCTGCTTCACTGCGCACCTCCCGCATTCGGCTTCGCTTCGTTGCCCGGAATCACCAGTTCGCGCGTCGACTCATCCACGGTCGAAGGACGCAGGTACGTCATCAGGCGGATGCGAAGATTCACCTGCCCCGTCTGCTGGCCCGTCAGGTTGATGCCACTGATCACAAAGAACGTGTGGTCACGCTCCAGCGCGTTGAGAAACTGCACCACCGGGCGGTAGTCGCCGCTCACGCTTGCGTCCATGCGGACTTCGGTGAGCGCATACTTGCCCGAGAGCTGCGGCAGTTGGCTGTACTGCACACGCGTCAGGCGTACACCGGACTTCTTCGCCAGTGCGCCAAGCTCCGCCGCCACCTGCGAGTAGGCGTACGGCAGACGCGCGCCGTAGAACGCATCCGCGTCCTCGGTCGAGCGGTCCACCTTGGAATCGAGACCGCGCAATGGCTGCGCTGCGATCTCTGCGGCCTTGCTCTGCGCCCGCGCGGCGGAGAGTGCCGTTTCGCTGTTCTGGTCCAGCGCATTCCAAAGCACGAAGAGGTGGATGATCAGGTAAAGCACGATCACCAGCAACGCGGCAACGCCAGCGTAGTGCAGGTTCACGGCCGTCAGCAGCGCCTTGGCGCGCTCGGTCAGCTTGGGCAGGCGCCCTGCCAGCGAAGAACTATTCGGCGGCAGCGTCGGAGTCGAAGAACTCATCGCGCACCTCCCTGCACCGGTCGTGCCGGCGGAACGAACGGCTTCAGCACGATGCCATCGCGGTGATTGCCCACATGACGCGTCGGCCCATGGCCCGCAGCGACCGGGACATCCGTTACGCCCGGCGTGCTGCTATCAGTCTTCGCCTTCGTAAAGCGGAAAGGCTCATTCGTCGGCAACGGATTGTAGTTGGCGAGGATGTCGAACTCGACGCCCGCAGGCACGGCCGGGTTCACCGGCGCACCGCTGCGTCCAGCTTCCTTCGACTGCGTCGCTTCACCGCTCAGACGCGGCTGCAGGAAGCGCTTCGAGCGTTCGAGGTTACGGACGAGCAGTACCGCGCGGTCGCGGTCACCCGCCACGCGCAGGCGGATGATCACATCGCCTTCCTGCGAAACCTGCGGCTCGATCGCCGTCACCTGCACCCCGGTCGGCAACACGGTTTCCAGGTCCATCATCACCGCGGTCCAGGAGAAGCTCTTGCGGAGGAAAAGCTGATTGAGGAAGTGCGCGCGGTCGAGCACCGCAGCGTTCTGCGGCAGCTTCATGCGGTTCTCCGCCGCGACCTTTTCGCTCTGCACCTTGTTCGTCGAGGCCTGCACCGCGGCGATCTGCTGCTCGGCGCGCTGCAGCTTCTTCGACTGCACATGCGCCCAGATACCCAGCGCGATCACCAGCACGCCGAGCGCGCCCATGACGATGCGCAGGCGCAGAAAGAATGGCCGCAGCTCAACAAACGGACGTGTTGCGAGATTGACTTGAACCTTCATCCGCGCAACGCTCCTCGCACTCCGGCCAGCGATCCGCGGCTCACACGTGCTGATACCGCATCAGCGCCGATCGCGTCTGCAGTGACCAGCTCCTGCACGCGCAGCCCATCCGTACTTGCGACGCCCTGCGCTTCCAGCACGCGCTGCAACGCTGACGCGCTCAACATACCCACGCTCAGAATCGTCTCCGCTACGGCGGTCAACGTGTCCTCGTAATACGCAGCCGCCACGTTCACGGCTTGCGCCACTTCCAGCGCGAACGCCTCAGCGGGCAGAGCCTCGGCCGAGTGGGACTCATGCAGCGCCACCACCGGTTCATGCACGACGGCGGGCACAGACACAGGCGGCACCTGCAAGATCGCGTTGTGCAACTCCGCGTTCAGATCAGCCAGCGCGCTCGGTTCGGCGTACGGCGAAGCCTGCACAGGCGCAGGCTCCTGCGCATAAGGATTGCGGCCATGCTCCGGCAGCGGCTGCTGCGCGGCCCATTCTTCCTGCGTGTCTTCGAGCGAAACCAGCGGCAGCGCCACGAGGTTCTCGTCAGCGACTGGCACCGGCGGAATCGGCACGCCCACAGGCTCGGCATGGAGGTCCACCGTGCGATGCAGCAGCAGAATGCCCTCGCGCGAAATCGCAGTAGTGACGCTCAAGCCGCTGACATTCACCACGAGAGATGTCTGTCCCGGCTCCAGCCCCGCCAGCGACGCCAGCGTGCTGGGCAACACTGCGCCCGGCTCGAAGCCGGCTTCGCGGACAACGCCTTCATACTCGCCGAGCACATCGCGCGGGATTGCCACAGCCAGCACGCGAACGAGTTGCTTGGTGTGGCTCAACACCTGGAAGCTCACCATCGCATCATCGGCGTCAAACGGCACCAGCTTCTTCAAGCGGAACCGCACGAGCGGAAGCG
Proteins encoded:
- a CDS encoding Crp/Fnr family transcriptional regulator, translating into MPLQRRDCLTCIARGPDCFCHLPHEALRDLQGLGRNVVLSKGQQLMHEGDEAEQVYMVCAGHLKLYASSADGKVLLLRMAGPGDVLGLASAIRGTQQKLTVEALEPCEVKSVRKPEFLRFAEKYREAGKNIANATAKEYETALVSARRLALSGSASAKLASLLFELAQLNGHDTKANAVEIPMPLTHEELGSMCGISRETVTRTLTRFAAEGSVEQLPGRLVVRDLPALEAHFS
- a CDS encoding cytochrome c oxidase subunit I, coding for MSSAAVTAPLTVDRNEPAEAELNYLNASHGVKSWLLTQDHKRIAWLYLMGVTFFFIIGGLLAFMLRLELLTPQPDMMSLDTFNKVFTMHGVVMVFFVLIPAIPAVIGNFILPLMLGARDLAFPRINLLSWYCFLVAGLLLLGTVAAGGVDTGWTFTAPLSTRFVNTNVISAGLAAFVAGFSSIFTGLNFIVTVHRMRAPGLTWFRLPLFVWSHYAASIIMVLGTPVVAIAIVLVALERLVGIGIFDPAIGGDPLLFQHLFWFYSHPAVYVMLLPSMAVISEIIACFTRKRIFGYTAVAFSSVAIAVFGFLVWEHHMFIMGVSQYSALVFSLLTMLVAVPSAIKTFNWLATLYKGSITFSAPLVYALCFLGLFVIGGCTGVFLGSLGMDVHLTETYFVVAHFHFVMVGSVIMGYLGGLHFWWPKMTGRMYSEPLAKVAAIIIFIGFFFTFGPLFIVGYLGMPRRYGMYPPEWQVLNVFSTAGASVMGMGYLLTLCYLCWSLKYGKKASANPWGAYGLEWTVPSPPPVENFKEIPIVVHEAYDYEYAPQPDHDLVG
- a CDS encoding M24 family metallopeptidase, whose product is MNLDALQTALRDNNLDGWLFYDHHHRDPIAYRILGLDANSFVSRRWFYFVPAYGQPKKLVHRIEPGKLDTLPGAKEEYSSWQELEAKLAAMLGGARTVAMQYSPRNAIMYVAMVDAGTVELVRSFGKDVRSSADLVSVFEAVLTEEQIATHYVAQQRLDGVLQAAWKKIGDDVRAGRAIGEIDVVNFLLEGIAREGLFTDHGPNCSAGPNSADSHYEPTRDSSRLIQRGDFVLIDVWAKLANDPSAIWYDITWTGVVDREPTERETLIFNTVRDARDASIAAVEKAYAEGRSIAGWEADDASRNVIREAGFGQWFTHRTGHNIAIELHGNGAHLDNLETHDERLLLPNTCFSVEPGIYFPGEFGVRSEVNMITRPGKAVVTGPRQTELVRI
- a CDS encoding alpha/beta fold hydrolase — protein: MFGFGRPEVKTVVTSELEFAYEEYGAENADVVLLLHGWPYDPRSFDKVAKPLAKQGLRVIVPYLRGFGPTKYRDATIARNAQQSRLGADIVELMDALQIERATLVGYDWGGRAACVVASLWPERVRALISMNGYTVLDPQTLATKLPRTMEELAQQWYRHVMQLPLGETVLQERRVEFTKQCWEMWSPNWKFSDGTFADAAESFGNADWMATTLQQYRWRTAMIAGDPSLEEMEAKLRSKPRIAVPTIVLTGDDDPLYPLYTTEGLEAQFVGPYERVLLRKVGHCPPYEEPDAVVEATLEVMKRSR
- a CDS encoding DUF6677 family protein, whose product is MATESQQIAQRIPGEKSSLPTLALIAGWLIPGAGHLVVRKPIRAALLFVSILGMFVVGLSLQGKVYSFGTDSIIDKLCFVAQLGLGVLFGIAKGAGWGASSAVNTMADYGGKFLIAGGLLNVIAAVDALSLANGRKAS
- a CDS encoding type II secretion system protein; translated protein: MLTERQLAQRARPADAESGFLLLAVIVVAAIMLITLAVAAPIVAKDLRRDKEVESEHRAQQYVRAIQLYYRKNNGYPASIKALENNNNIRYLRQKYIDPLTGKADYRLIHQGEQKTTIKSFFGKDLSSIGGGGGGLGSAAGMTSGATSAGTSSSTISAGGLAGGFDQATIGGSSGSTGPSGASGSSGSGGGMFGDSTGGVIVGVGTSRSGSSILTPNAQETYETWEFWYDPRIELLKAKVSILGGGMSSQSATGFGGSSGSTGSTGSTGSAFGTSTFGTPSGSSFGGSSGSFGSGSSTGSTQQ
- a CDS encoding GspMb/PilO family protein; this encodes MSSSTPTLPPNSSSLAGRLPKLTERAKALLTAVNLHYAGVAALLVIVLYLIIHLFVLWNALDQNSETALSAARAQSKAAEIAAQPLRGLDSKVDRSTEDADAFYGARLPYAYSQVAAELGALAKKSGVRLTRVQYSQLPQLSGKYALTEVRMDASVSGDYRPVVQFLNALERDHTFFVISGINLTGQQTGQVNLRIRLMTYLRPSTVDESTRELVIPGNEAKPNAGGAQ
- a CDS encoding PilN domain-containing protein; amino-acid sequence: MKVQVNLATRPFVELRPFFLRLRIVMGALGVLVIALGIWAHVQSKKLQRAEQQIAAVQASTNKVQSEKVAAENRMKLPQNAAVLDRAHFLNQLFLRKSFSWTAVMMDLETVLPTGVQVTAIEPQVSQEGDVIIRLRVAGDRDRAVLLVRNLERSKRFLQPRLSGEATQSKEAGRSGAPVNPAVPAGVEFDILANYNPLPTNEPFRFTKAKTDSSTPGVTDVPVAAGHGPTRHVGNHRDGIVLKPFVPPARPVQGGAR
- the pilM gene encoding type IV pilus biogenesis protein PilM — translated: MNFLPKASGTRPRAACEIAPQGVTAARSESVTAPLAAITSVKLERGAVTPSLKPGNLVDRVAVVAALRKAFDAVGAKPNTRNADVTVVIPDGACRVLLLEFEALPTKLSEALPLVRFRLKKLVPFDADDAMVSFQVLSHTKQLVRVLAVAIPRDVLGEYEGVVREAGFEPGAVLPSTLASLAGLEPGQTSLVVNVSGLSVTTAISREGILLLHRTVDLHAEPVGVPIPPVPVADENLVALPLVSLEDTQEEWAAQQPLPEHGRNPYAQEPAPVQASPYAEPSALADLNAELHNAILQVPPVSVPAVVHEPVVALHESHSAEALPAEAFALEVAQAVNVAAAYYEDTLTAVAETILSVGMLSASALQRVLEAQGVASTDGLRVQELVTADAIGADAVSARVSRGSLAGVRGALRG